In the genome of Mercurialis annua linkage group LG8, ddMerAnnu1.2, whole genome shotgun sequence, the window TCCTTCAAGACAAGCAtcaaaaactttacaaaaattgCGTTTACTATTAAGATGAGGCTTTGCCCAATCAACCAAAATTTGTTCAGCGGATGGCCTGTATACATCTACAGCTACCCGGCCAGATATAAGTTCAAGCAGAACAACTCCAAAACTGTATACATCAATTTTTATGTTGACATTACCTTCATGagaatgaaagaaaataaagtgAGGTAATAGTGGGAGAAATAACATCCTTAGGTTTATGCCAAATTTTGCCTGGGAAAGTCattgttttaaattgataaGTACCATTTCTTATAAACTCAGGAGCACCGTAACCAGAAGCACCCGATATGCTTGCAGTAAAATTGCTTTTATCACCTGCTGGTACATCCTTCGCCATCCCAAAATCAGAGAGTTTGGCATTGTAGTTCTGTGacgtacaattgaaaaaaacacaagcttttatttatattcacAAAGTATTAGAATATTGAAAGTTACTATAACCTATAAACTAACATTTGCAGAGGCACGTACTGAATCAAGGAGGATATTGGAAGCCCTAAAGTCTCGATACACCGCTTTTGCCTCATCATGAAGAAATGCCAAGCCCTTGGCTGCACCAAGTGCCAGTCTTATACGATGATTCCAGGAGAGCGGTTCATTGTAAGAATATTCTGTTCCTGTAAAATCCACTGTCCAACACATATATTGTCACGTGACTGCTTAAGTTTCAAGGTTTAGTTGTCAAACAGATTAAGATGTCAAATACTCACCTCTAGTAAGATGTTTTTCCAAACTTCCATTAGGCATAAACTCATAAACCAAAATCCGGTGGCTATCCTCTAAGCTATAACCAATCAGTTTCACAAAATTCGGATGATACAGCTGCCCCAGGTATTTTATTTCTGCCTATTAAAAATGTCACAAGACTTATCAGCAACACAATTGTCAGATAACCATACAACTACCAAGTCCAATAGCTATGCAACATGAAAACTTTTCAAGCTCTACATTTCGGTGTCTCATTTATGTTTCTAAACACAGCTTtccaaaactctatatttaaaagttaaaacatatGCATACGGAAGTTTCCGTTTCAACATTCTCGTTTCCGTGCTATATAGTTCAAGAGCAAGATCTTCAAAACATTTCCGTTTCCATGCTATATAGTTCAAGAGCAAGAACTTCAAAACATTTTTGTTTCCGTGCTATGTAGTTCAAGAGCAAGATCTTCAAAACATCTTCTAATTCTATCCTTAAGAAGAACCCAATAAACATATCACGACTCTTGCCGATCAAAGCAACCGCAATTAGCATTTTGAGCCGGTAAATATGAATTCCATAAATTTAAGGGCATGATTTTACTATAGGCAAGAcaatttaaagattaaataaaGAGATACTAACCAACCATTCTTGTTGCCCCTTGCTACCCTTTTGTTTAAGCACCTTAACAGCAACCGCCATGCCCATCTCCGGCCCGACGGCCGTCAGGGAATGTTCATCAATCCAACCCTTGtagacaaatccaaatccacCTTCACCCAATAAATTATCTGAACTGAAATTCTCAGTGGCTTCTTTCAGTTCATCATAACAAAAGTTTTTCATATCAGCTGATTGTAAAATCTTGCCCTCTGACTCATAAGTTGAAGGCACTGTGTTACTGTCATGTGGCACCTTGCTGCTTGATCCATTGCTCAATTCATTCCCACCTCGATTTTCTAGGCACAATCCTGCATattaaaaccctaattcaaATTAAAAGTACAGAAATTAAACATAAGAACCCAATTACAAAATGTCACATTACcattgttggatttgtttgctgcACTGGAACATAATCCCATGAAGAATTGTCCAGATACAGCTACAATTGGGTGTCGAATTACAGGAACAATTAAGACTGATTTTTGTAtgaaattgtaaattttttgatacttGATGTAtactttttgtaaaaattaaaaatttctaaTAGAACTGCAAAAACTATTgaacaaatatatattttaattcctatattattatattatttttatctgaTACCTCCACTTTTATTTATTAGAATTGAATTcctacacttttaattttatagagaTTAAGTCCCCATGCGCTATTACTTCTActtagataaatatttttttacattattttatttaaattgggttcctatacttttatttttgaatattacaTACTTTAACAtcatctatatttttattaatacatTTAAATCTCCAAATTtgatatgataaaaatattctataaatagTAGAGAAAttaattatcttatttttttatcatttttttatttttaataataattcatataccatctttaatatttattataatatctaataaatttaaatagcgATAAATTTGCTGTAATAGCATTAATATATTTGtaatttgttttcataacggGGGATCTAATATCTATAGAATTAAAAGTGTAAGAATTTAATCTTGACAAAATGaaagaatcaaattcaaataaatgTGACAATGCAAGGATCCAAATATGTGTTTTATCTAATTTTGTTTTAACATGTCAATGTTTGATTAGAGTAATATGTCAAACTTGCGGTTGCAATGaattttcataataaaattataaaaaatgaataaaagaaCTTTTAGTATaacaaaagtaaaattaaagAGTGTATTTATATACCAAAAACTAACtattataataatatcaaacCTATATCTAGAGTTTAAAAGCAATTGCCTCCAATTTCTTTTCTCTAGTTTATAATGAACTTAATTTATGAATGCAATTAAACAAAGTTCAAAGGTCCATCGCTCACCCTATAATTACTTTAATTACAAATGTGGCTAATTCTCCATAAACATTACATATGATTACAAAGCTATATCTGCTCCAATTCCTTTATTACTTCTTCCATGTTAGGTCTGTGATTCGGAAGTAGTGACAAGCACTGCGTCGCAAGGATTACGGCTTTTCGAGCTCCGCTCAATGCATATTTACCTTCAAGGTAAACATCCATCACTCGAAATATTGTTCGTTTGTTTGTAAGTAAAGGCGTTGCCCATTCCACCAAATTTTGATCCATTTCTGGCCTATATTGAACCATGCCTGGCACGGTTCGGTACTGGTATGTAGCTGACCGGCCAGATATGAGTTCAAGTAGAACGACTCCAAAACTGTATACATCTGATTTTGTAGTAACACGACCTTCATCAtaacaaaatgtaaattaaagaaaatataacATTAGTTTCTATAAAACATAATGAAGATATTGCAGGCTACATGttaaataatcatttaattcAAAAGTTCAGGGACACAAATATACCTATTGGTTTTTAACCATGGTTGTCAAACCCGGCCCGGTGATAAAACCGGTGAGACTAGAGGGTCAAGGGTTAAAGGTTCAACCGGGGTTCAACCGGAATTAAAcccgtattataaaaataaaaaagtaaaaagttataactattaataatcatatatatatattatataataaaaaacataGACATAAATAGTAAGTTAGCTTGGTGGTATTGAATGCTTCCACTAAAAATACTAAACAACCAAGGTTCAAATCCCAATAATGACATTTAAATtccctattttttttaataagggCTTGGGTTTTAAGTGATTGACCGAACCGGACCGGATTTTCCGGTTACTTGACAGGTTAATTGGTCCAATTCAGCGGTTATCCGGCCGGTTCGATTAAAAAACCGCGGACTTGTGATTATAAGGGATTTTAGTGCAACCCGAACCATTGATATGGCTGGTTCGAGGGTTTTCCGGtcgaaccggccggtccggttcgGGTTTGACAACCATGTTTTTAACTGTGAACAAAAATAAATCTATTCTTATTTTAtgctcaaatattttaattaattaaaaaaaattcaatatcaaattttaattctttCGATTATAGAAATTTTACTATcatatcaaataatttattcaCTTAAAAATTAAGGGGGTACATGAAACTCCAACTACAATTTTATAATTGCTAGTAGTACCTGTGGCTGTATACTCGGGAGCTGCATAACCTTCTGTACCCAAAACCCTCGTAGAAATATGTGATTTGTCGTCAGGACGATCCTTGGCAAATCCAAAATCCGAGATCTTGGCATTGAAATCCTGTCATTCATGAACATTTAATAAACTTGTGCTCAAACATGTATTTGTACATATATTCATGTTATGTTTTTCTAAATAGGTGCTTTCACATACATAATCAAGCAGGATATCGGAAGACTTCAAATCTCGATGAATCACTTTCGCTACATTATGCAGAAAGGCGAGTCCTCTAGCAATACCAACCGCAATCTTCATTCTGAGATCCCAAGAGAGTGGATGAATTTGAGCAGTCCCTAATATCGTAGAATACATGAGTTAATATTTCAGGTTAGCAAAAAGATCTTGGTTACGTTGCGCCCAAATTAAAAACGGTAAACTGGATTATTTTCCGTACGACATAGCTTTAAACCCGAATAAATTGAATGACAAAGAGTAAATATGATATTGCATTGTTAACTTACTTCCATATAGATGCCTCTCCAAGCTGCCATTGGGCATAAACTCATAGACTAAAAGTCGGCGATCCTGTTCTATGGAGTAGCCCAATAATTTAACAAGATTCGGATGGCAGAGCTGCCCCAAGTACTTTATCTCCGCCTATTCTCCGACAAAAATACAATAAGTATAAAGTTATGTTATTAATTCCAATGCCCGCACCAACATAATTTTATCGGAAAATTGTACTGGTgttttgaattgctaaaaattgatCATTTGTATATGACATTATCaagatttaaaatttgtaaagtaattaaaaaaacacgctaaaatccattttaaaatttgtcgaaagctaacattaaaaaaaacagcCAAATTGTGACGGATTTTTAATGGCGAAAAATACTGACCAGCCATTCTTGTTGGCCTTGAGCACCATTTACTTGCAACATCTTTACAGCAATTCTCATGTCTTTCTTAGACTTAGGTGCAGATTTTGATGGAGGTTCGTCGATAAATCCTTTGAAAACGCGACCAAAACCACCTTCACCTAACACACTGTCTAATGGAAAGTTCTTTGTAGCTTTTTGTAATTCAGCATAGCTAAAGCTCTTCAAATTGGGAGATTTTAGGATTTCACCTTTAATCTCTGTAGTTGAAGGCAATGTTGTAGACAAAACCTTGCTGCTTGTTTTGGTGTCTACACATGTTAATTCCCATTTGTTTTCTAAGAATAATGTTATAGTTCGTTTGCTAAATAAATGTAATCCGAAAATGAATATAGTTAAATTcggtttaattaaaaatatatttttttgaaaaaaagttatttatattaatcaTAAGAACCATAATCTAACGATTTGATCATCCAAAAATATCTCACTTGTTGGCTTTTGTTCGTTTAtgatccaaacttttaaaatcgtcaattctagtatatttttcaattttcatttttaattatagccATTTATTCAATTAGAATGAAAAACGTTTAGGTATACCCTTCaaattgtttcatattgttcTAATTTCCctttacaattaaaaattacaaacatgGAGTACTTTTGAACCTTTTTCTATTCCAATTTAAACTGCAACCTGAAaatcgaaaaataaattaaaatagatgattttaaaagtttgagtaACTCTATTAGGAATGATGTTTCTCCTGTATGTGAAAAACCTCAACAAACAAGAAACTAGATCTATTATTGAACTTCTAAAGAATTGATTATGTTTATGTGAAATGATATACTGAATAAATGTActttaatgaattttaaaatagaattgaatcaagtttttcaaaaaaaaattgaattaaaataaaggGATAGTGAAAAAACAATTGTGCAGTTTCAAACTCTCTTAGTATCATCAATTGTAAATCCATAATTAAAACATGCACAGTATAAACCCAAAAGGATATTAAACATTACCAAAACTTATCAAAGCATACACATGAaatcaaaattaacaaataaaaatttccaTATCTAAATTATacgtaaaataatattaattgtaaATACCATATGGAGCAGAGGTTCCAGATTGAATTGCTGAACTAGAGCACAAGCCCATGGAGATCAATTAAGCTGAAGAATTCCCTGTTTTTACATGCAATATCTGCTTAAGATACATTCAAGATAATCCTGCAAATAGATAATTAAATGTAGCCTAGCTTGTTCCTTAACAAATATTAGGTACAATTCCATTGACATGGTcattctttattattattattataattaaaagattaacaATTGTGTTCAGTTGTGTATATTTTTCTACGGGAAATTGTTACGTATATTCTCGAGTATTATTTCAAACGCCCGAGTATATTTTACACTTAAGAAATAAGAGTTTTATCTGCTCATGCCATGGTTTTCAATCAAGGTTTGACATATTCTTGGcaaattctaaattaatattcaaatctTCAACTTGACTTTATTTATTCTCTTTCTATTACTTTGCACACAATTTGTATACTTAACCGTCACCTTAACTTGGGTGTAAAAACTTTGCAGCATTGTTTATCTCATCACTGTGCACTCCACCATTCTTTCAATTTTACGACAAACAAGTAGAGGGGAGGAGTGATTAATTACAATTAAGGGGACTTAAGCAGTGGTCAGTTAATTCCCTGCTGAGAGCAGGGAATCAAAGGGGAATCCGTAATTGTGAATTGCGGATTTACCCATGAATCCGTAATTGTGAATTGCGGATTCATGTGGGAGGcactaaataataatattgttttttaagAGGAATTATTTGGATAAAAACCATCACTCGTATAGATCCACTTGAAAGATAATTAAAGAATTTCTCGAAAGTTGGTAGTATAAAACACAATTTTCCTaattaaattattcatttttgtTTCTATTCATACGTTAAGCTTTTGGAAATGTTATATGATCGCCCTTATCTTTCAGAATTGatctttttatataattaggcggccattaactttttattttgttttattgaaCAATACGTTATTGTTTAAATCTAGCGCTACAAATTAACACTCTTCTAAGTCTTTATTACATTATAATATGACttaaattttacatttgaatatttttttaatcgttataattgaaaaaaattaattgatattttaaaacgAACTTATTTTATTCATCAATTAAAACTTCGCAGCTAGAagtacaaattttattttcgcATAATTATtatcaaacttttcatcttttgagACATGTTTATAAATTTCAACTAAAAGATAAGTCTAAAATTCTGTATACTAATGAAAAAGAATAATATTCTATCAtataagagaaaataataagttatttataaactatagtttaaATGGCATAAGTACTGAGCAACATTATGTTAAAGCAGTGAGTCCAATTCCTTCCACAAATGCTTTCTGTGCATGCGTTTATTTTCAAGTTTGAATCGTAGTGTATAACaaactcttttaaaaattaaaatatgaatgatCTGCATGCACTTTACAAAGCATATATTATAACATAATTTCTTGACTCCCAAGAGTCCATCTCTGTAACTACATGCAGTTCCtaataaagaaaacaaatttATTCAAAGATTCCTATTCCAAAAGCTCACCAAACACAAGAGCCAATGTTATTCTTTTATCATTGCTATTATATTATTACTTACCACCA includes:
- the LOC126660445 gene encoding receptor-like cytoplasmic kinase 176; translation: KPNLTIFIFGLHLFSKRTITLFLENKWELTCVDTKTSSKVLSTTLPSTTEIKGEILKSPNLKSFSYAELQKATKNFPLDSVLGEGGFGRVFKGFIDEPPSKSAPKSKKDMRIAVKMLQVNGAQGQQEWLAEIKYLGQLCHPNLVKLLGYSIEQDRRLLVYEFMPNGSLERHLYGRTAQIHPLSWDLRMKIAVGIARGLAFLHNVAKVIHRDLKSSDILLDYDFNAKISDFGFAKDRPDDKSHISTRVLGTEGYAAPEYTATGRVTTKSDVYSFGVVLLELISGRSATYQYRTVPGMVQYRPEMDQNLVEWATPLLTNKRTIFRVMDVYLEGKYALSGARKAVILATQCLSLLPNHRPNMEEVIKELEQI
- the LOC126660443 gene encoding probable serine/threonine-protein kinase PBL11 isoform X1, with protein sequence MGLCSSAANKSNNGLCLENRGGNELSNGSSSKVPHDSNTVPSTYESEGKILQSADMKNFCYDELKEATENFSSDNLLGEGGFGFVYKGWIDEHSLTAVGPEMGMAVAVKVLKQKGSKGQQEWLAEIKYLGQLYHPNFVKLIGYSLEDSHRILVYEFMPNGSLEKHLTRVDFTGTEYSYNEPLSWNHRIRLALGAAKGLAFLHDEAKAVYRDFRASNILLDSVRASANNYNAKLSDFGMAKDVPAGDKSNFTASISGASGYGAPEFIRNGNVNIKIDVYSFGVVLLELISGRVAVDVYRPSAEQILVDWAKPHLNSKRNFCKVFDACLEGKYEVSGALKAAELARQCILTTPSLRPEMKDVVKTLEHIALEMR
- the LOC126660443 gene encoding probable serine/threonine-protein kinase PBL11 isoform X2 — encoded protein: MGLCSSAANKSNNGLCLENRGGNELSNGSSSKVPHDSNTVPSTYESEGKILQSADMKNFCYDELKEATENFSSDNLLGEGGFGFVYKGWIDEHSLTAVGPEMGMAVAVKVLKQKGSKGQQEWLAEIKYLGQLYHPNFVKLIGYSLEDSHRILVYEFMPNGSLEKHLTRVDFTGTEYSYNEPLSWNHRIRLALGAAKGLAFLHDEAKAVYRDFRASNILLDSNYNAKLSDFGMAKDVPAGDKSNFTASISGASGYGAPEFIRNGNVNIKIDVYSFGVVLLELISGRVAVDVYRPSAEQILVDWAKPHLNSKRNFCKVFDACLEGKYEVSGALKAAELARQCILTTPSLRPEMKDVVKTLEHIALEMR
- the LOC126660443 gene encoding probable serine/threonine-protein kinase PBL10 isoform X3, translating into MGLCSSAANKSNNGLCLENRGGNELSNGSSSKVPHDSNTVPSTYESEGKILQSADMKNFCYDELKEATENFSSDNLLGEGGFGFVYKGWIDEHSLTAVGPEMGMAVAVKVLKQKGSKGQQEWLAEIKYLGQLYHPNFVKLIGYSLEDSHRILVYEFMPNGSLEKHLTRVDFTGTEYSYNEPLSWNHRIRLALGAAKGLAFLHDEAKAVYRDFRASNILLDSVRASANNYNAKLSDFGMAKDVPAGDKSNFTASISGASGYGAPEFIRNGKYEVSGALKAAELARQCILTTPSLRPEMKDVVKTLEHIALEMR